The stretch of DNA ACATGGACGGAGACGGTGTAAAAGACGAGGGAGATAATGGTGTGAGCGGTTGGAAGATTTATATTGGCGGAGACCGGGTTGATTCGACGACAACAGATGCGAACGGAAATTATTCGTTCGTGAATCTTGCGCAAGGGAATTACACCATCACGGAAGAAATGCAGAGTGGCTGGTTATTGACAGCGCCTGTCGGTGGAACGTACAGCGAGACAATTGCAACAAGTGGCACAAACCTGAGTGGAAAGAACTTCGGGAACTTCGAGAAGGTGAGCATCAGCGGGATGAAGTTCAATGATATGGATGGCGACGGAACAAAAGATGCTGGAGACCTCGGACTTTCCGGCTGGAAGATTTATCTGACCGGTTCAGCAACAGATTCGGTGACGACCGATGCGAACGGAAATTATTCATTTGCCAACTTAGGACCCGGCACGTATTCGTTGAGTGAGGGGGTGCAAGCGGGTTGGGTGCAGACAACAGCAAATCCATCGGCAATCACAACATCAAGCGGTACGGATGTTAGCGGACAGAATTTTGGAAACTTTGAGAAAGTCTCTATCAGCGGGATGAAGTTCAATGACTTGGACGGAGACGGAACGAAAGATGCGGAAGATACCGGACTTTCAGGTTGGAAGATTTTTCTGAATGGTTCAGCGACCGATTCAGCGACGACGGATGCGAATGGAAATTATTCGTTTGTTGGAATGGGACCCGGCACGTACAGTTTGAGTGAAGAATCACAGAATGGCTGGGTGCAGACAACAAGTAATCCATCCGCGATAACGACATCAAGCGGCACGGATGTGAACGGACAGAACTTCGGGAACTTTGAAAAGGTCAGCATCAGCGGGATGAAGTTCAATGACATGGATGGTGATGGAACAAAAGATGCGGAAGACCCCGGACTTTCCGGTTGGAAGATTTATCTGACTGGTTCAGCGACTGATTCCGCGACGACAGATGTTGATGGAAATTATTCGTTCACCAACTTGGGACCCGGCACGTACTTGTTGAGTGAGGGGGTGCAAGCGGGTTGGGTGCAAACCACTGCAAATCCGTCATCAATTACCACCTCAAGTGGGACGGATGTGAGCGGACAGAACTTTGGTAACTTCCAACTTGCTTTCGTCAGCGGAATAAAATTCTCAGACGCGAACGGTAACGGCGTGAAAGATGCGTTGGAGAGCGGTTTGGAAGGTTGGATTATCTTCCTTGATGCGAATGATAATTCACTCTTTGAGAGTGGAGAACGTCATGATACGACTGACAGCAATGGTAATTATCAAATAGGAAATTTATTTACCGGAACGTACAAAGTCCGTGAAGCGAACCAAGCAGGATGGACACAGACGACTCCGAATCCGTCGGATGTGGTTGTCACAACAAGCGGGCAAACATTTACGGGAATTGAGTTCGGGAATTTCCGTCAGGCAATTATCAGTGGTGTCAAATATGAAGACATGAACGGTGATGGAATTCGGCAAGCCGAAAGTGAACCGGTATTGAGCGGGTGGGAAATAACCGCCTCGAAAGATCTCGCAGTAAAGAAGGATACGACTGACGCGAACGGATTCTATGAATTTGCGTTTGCATCGGATGAGAGCGGCACGTGGAATATCGGAGAAACGGCTCAGGAAAATTACACGCAGACTGAACCGGCGAGCGGAACGTATTCAATTGAAATTACTTCCGGTGTTCAATCAACAGGAAATAATTTCGGAAACTTCTTCCGTTCTAAAGTATCGGGTTATAAATTTGATGATACAAATGGCAACGGCATCTGGGACGATGGTGAAACGACACTTTCCGGTTGGGAGATTGTTGCTTCAAAAGGATTGTCAACAAAGAACGATACGACGGATGAACTTGGTTACTATGAATTTTCATTCGATGCAGTTGATGCAGGCATGTGGACTGTTTCTGAATCCAATCAGGCAGGTTGGGTACAGACACTTCCGGGTAATAACGGAAGTTATTCACTCAACATCGTTTCCCATGTTGATACACAAAACGTAAACTTTGGAAATTTCCAGGCAGCGAGCATTTCCGGTTATAAATATTATGACCGGAACGGCAACGGTGTTTGGGACCAACCGCAGGAAAGCGGTTTGGAAGGATGGGAAATCATCGCGACGAAGAATGAAGCAGTGAAGAAAGAGACGACCGATGCGAACGGTTATTATCAATTCGTCTTTACAACTTCGGAGATTGGCGATTGGGTGATTTCTGAAACCGTTCAGTATGGTTGGTTTGAAACTCAGCCGCAATTTCCCGGAACGTACACTGTGACGGTTTTTTCCGGTACGAATTCAACCGGGAAGAATTTCGGCAACTTCAAACAGCCAAAAGTCAGCGGTGTGAAATTCAATGACCTGAATGGAAATGGCGCACGCGATGCCGGTGAGCCGGGATTGGTTGGCTGGTTGATTCTTGCTTCGCGTGATATCTATTCTGTCGAAGCGGTAACATCTGAATCGGGATATTATGAATTGCTCTTCGGTCCGGGTCAGTTGGGATTGTGGACAATCGGTGAAGTGATGGAAATCGGATGGGAACAAACCTATCCTCCGTCCGTTACCTATTCACAATATGTTGACATTGATACGAACGCACAGAACAAGGATTTCGGAAACTTCAAGAATCCTTCAATTTCCGGTTATAAGTTCAACGACTTCGATGCTGATGGAACTCAGGATGCAGAAGATGTCGGAATGATGAACTGGGTTGTTCGTGCAACGAAAGGACTTGATGTCCGTTACGATACAACCGATGAAAGCGGATATTATCAATTCACTTTCACAATCTCCGATATCGGTCAATGGCTGATTGAGGAGCAATCGCAAACGGGTTGGACGCAGACTGCCCCGACGGGTGGGGTCTATACAATACAAATTCTGTCAGCGATTGATTCGATAAATGTTAATTTTGGAAACTTCCAAAATGTGAACATCAGCGGAGTGAAGTATAAGGATACAGCGGGTGATTCATCAGTCGTTAATGATACTCCGTTAAGCGAATGGACAATTAAATTATTTAAGAATGCTCAACTTGTCGGAAGAACAAGCACGTCGGGAAGTGGTGATTTCTCCTTCTCAAATATTTCTCCCGGAACGTACATTCTTCAGGAAAGTTTGAAGACGAACTGGGCGCAAACATATCCGCAGGTTGCGAATTCTGTTTCTCCCGCTTCTGATGTGAATGCCGGACCCCGTGCGTATCAAATTATTGTTGGTAGTGCAGGTGTGCAATCCGGTGGCAGTTCGACGAATAATGATTTCGGGAACTTCGAGATGGGAACAATCAGCGGAATCAAGTATAATGATTTGTTTGAAGACAGCGCGACCGTCGGTGATTCTGTACTGCAAGGTTGGAGAATTAAATTGTTCAAGAACGGACAATTACAGTCGAGCCAAACAACCGCCTCGAATGGTTCTTATCTGTTCACAAACTTGCTTGCCGGAACATATATCGTACAGGAAAGTTTGAAAGCGGGATGGATTCAAACATATCCGCGTGTTACAAATTCTGTTGCGCCGGTTTCGGAAATGAATGCAGGACCGAGGGCGTACTCGGTCAGCATTGTCTCAGGTACTAATGCAATAGGGAAAGACTTTGCAAACTTCAAACTTGGAACAATTAGTGGCGTCAAGTATGAAGATATGACTGGCGATTCGACATACAACGCGGGTGACAGAACGCTTTCCAATTGGCTTATCAAATTGGAAAAGAATAACACTGTCGTTGATAGTATGTTTACCGATGAGGCGGGCGAGTATTCGTTTGTCGGATTGGTTGCCGGAACATATACCGTGAGAGAAGTACAGCAAGCAGGATGGACGTTCACGCAACCATCGAGCGGTTCTTATACATATCTTGTTACTTCGGGAATGGACCTCGTGAATGTGAATTTCGGGAACTTCAAGTTCGGTTCAATCAGCGGACTAAAGTTCTACGATTACGACAGTTCAGGAGCGAAAGGAAGCGGCGAAATTGGTTTGCGGAACTTTACCATTCTCCTTGTGGATCAAAACGAAAATGTTGTTGATACTGCCAAGACGACAACATATGGCACGTACTTCTTCGATTCTGTGTTTGCCGGGAACTACAAAGTTCAGGAAGCGGCAAAGAATATGTTCACGAAGACGTATCCGGATAGTTATTATTCGGTCTCGATGACGAGCGGACTCGATACTTCCGGTTTGGATTTCGGTAATGCGTACGATGGCGATACGGTGAAAATGCGAACGTTCTTAGTGGATGATTACAACAGCAACAAAGGACGTTTCAAAGGGTTGCGTGATACGATATTTTCGAAAATACTTGATAAAGGTCGTTTACTTGTAGGTGTTCCAATGCCTGATAGCGCCGATTTCTATGGATGGTTGCGTTCACCTCTATCGAGATACCATTCAGCATCCACTCGATTCTGGTCGTTTAATACATCTATTATCAGGAATTACCTTTTAGATAGAAATAAACCTGTCAACAGGAGAAGAAAAGATTGGAAGAGATATGTTCCAGGACCGTTAACCTTCACCGGCGAAGGCTCGACAGTAACGTACTTCGGGAACTTCGGGAACGCACTCTCTGCAGAGATGACGGCTGCGAAAACAAACATTGCGGCAAGCGATAGCGGCATTATTCCGGGTGGGTTTGGCGACCTGCTCTATAACAATGATTCTGCTGATGTGATGAACCGTGCAGATACTCTGTTCAAACATTGGTCTGTCAGAGAAATTCTCACGTTTGCCGATTCCGTGTTAACATTGAGCCGGCGTATTCACTTGAACGGAGATACGACATTCCGTTGGCCCTCGTATTATTATGAACTCCTCTATCGAACCATCAGCAAGATTGATAGTGCTTTCTATAAAAAATCTTCGTTGTTGTTGAATGAATTGGATACCATTCACATACAAAATCCGAAGTACCCGACGAATCCGTCGAAATATCTTATCGTAATTAAGGGTGTGAAGGGTGTGAAGCGGTTGCGTGATGTGAAGTTCCTCTATCGTGACCCGAACAAACTACCGTTGCTCAGGCAAAAACGGGATTACATTATTTCACTTGGTGAAGTTCCGCTTGAATATTCTCTCTCGCAGAACTATCCAAATCCGTTCAACCCGGCAACGAATATTCAGTTTGCACTGCCTGAACCTTCGGTCGTAACGCTGAAGATTTACAATATTCTCGGACAGGAAATCACGACACTCTTCAATCACGAAGCGCTTGATATTGGAAACCATGTTGTCGAGTTTAGCGGCAACGACCTGCCTTCGGGTGTGTATTTCTATCGCCTGAAAGTAGAGAGTGTAAACGAACTTGGACAAACATCGGAAGTGTTCACGGATGTGAAGAAGATGTTGATGATTAAGTGACGCAGTCACTAAATCAGAAATCCCCACAAAGGCGGGGTTGAACCTTAAGTGATTTGTGAAGGATAACCGGAATCAACTCGCTCCAATAAATTTGTTTGATGGAGTTGAATCTGGAGAGTTACTTGTCAATTAATGAAAGAGCGAAGTGTTGTACTTCGCTCTTTTTTATTCACTATCTCACTCATGACACCCCTTGTTTTGTTTCTTCTCAACTCTGAAAGGACAGACTATGGAATTGATGTATTATCTGTTAATTACATAGAAAATGTATATTTCATCTGGCATAATAGTTGACAAATTCAGAGCGGGAACAATCAAAAAAAATGTTATGAATGTAGGAATCCTCAAAGAAAACCCATCGTTTGAACGCCGTGTTGCACTGACACCTGCGGGTGTACAATCGCTTGTTAGTAATGGTCACGCTGTGTATATCGAAAAGAATGCGGGCGATGCATCACACTTTGCCGACGAAAAATATGAAAAAGTCGGAGCGAAGATAGTTTATACGAGCGATGAAATTTTTGGTCGCTCGGATATCATTCTTAAAATTTCTCCGCCGAACGAAAACGATTGCGAGCGATTGGAAGAAGACCAAACGCTTCTCTCGTTCCTACACCTGCCGATTGCAAAACAGCGAGTCATCGAGTTGCTTCTTGAAAAAAAAATATGCGCGGTCGGGTATGAACTGATTGAAGATGCGAACGGAGATTTACCCATTCTCCAGGTGATGAGTGAGATTGCGGGACAAATGTCAATTCAAATTGCCGCACGATTTTTGGAAAGTACGAATTACGGACGCGGGATTGTTCTCGGCGGCATTACCGGAATACCCCCTGCGACGGTTGTCATTCTCGGCGCGGGAACTGTCGGTGCGGCGGCAACGCGTGTCGCGCTTGGTGTCGGTGCCGAAGTAATTGTGCTTGATAAAGAGTTGAGCAGATTACGAACTCTGGAAAATCGTTTCAATCATCGTGCTGTAACGGCACTGATGAATGAATATAATCTTCAGAAGGCGTTGCCGTTTGCCGATGTTGTTATTGGTGCGGTATTGATTAAAGGAGAGCGCGCACCGCATCTTGTTACTTCGGAAATGGTTCAGCAGATGAAGCCGGGTTCGATTATTCTCGATATTTCCATTGACCAAGGAGGTTGCGTTGCAACAAGCAGACCGACTTCGTTGGAGAACCCGGTGTATGTCACTCATAATGTCATTCATTACTGTGTTCCGAATATTCCGGCAAACGTAGCACGAACAGCAACCAATGGTTTAACGAATGCGATGCTTCCGTATTTATTGGAGATTACGGGAAAGGGTTTGCATCAAGCCATTGCAGAAAATAAAGGATTAGCGCACGGCGTCTCCACGTTTCAGGGAAAATGTACAAGTGAATCAATTGCAAAACGATTTGAGTTAACAGCAGTTGATGTTGAAGAATTAGTCAAATGAAAAATCAGAATATCAAATTTCAAAATCCTAAACAAATCCTAAATACGAATTTTCAAATGTTGCTTATGAAATTTTGTTTAGCAATTCGGGATTCGAATTCCCGCCTGCTGCGGGCAGGTGTTTAGAATTTCGAAATTAGAATTTAGGATTTATTAATAGGGATACATTGCTGAGTTAAAAAATATATTATGAATTGGTTAGGACGTTATAAATCGAAATTGAGAACTGCTGATGAAGCAGTAAGAGTAATACAGTCGGGGCAACGAGTGTATGTGCATCCGGGCTGCGCAATGCCCGAAGTGTTGGTTGAGGCGATGTGTGGAAGACACAACGAACTCGAAGATGTTGAAGTCATTCACCTGCTCACGGTCGGAAAGACCGGTTATTCAAATCCCGAAATGGAAGGACATTTCCGGCACAATGCGTTGTTCATCGGGAAGAATATGCGCGAAGCGGTGAACGATGGTCGGGCGGATTTCACACCGATTTTTCTTTCGGAAATTCCCGGATTGTTTTATCGAGGTATCCTCCCGATTGATGTTGCGCTTATTCATGTTTCGCCGCCGGATGAACATGGCTTTTGCAGTTTCGGCGTTGGAGTAGAGTGTACGAAGCCCGCGACGGAAGTGGCGAAAGTCATTATCGCTCAGGTCAATCCGCAAATGCCGCGAACGTTGGGTGATTGTTTCATTCATATTGATAAGTTCACGTACGCGGTTGAAGCGGATGTTCCGTTGAAAGAATTGCCTCAGGTTGATAAAGATACATCACCGGAAGAAGCCACGGTGTATGAAAAAATCGGAAAGAATATTGCCGATTTGATTGAAGACGGTTCGACGTTGCAGTTGGGAATCGGCGCAATTCCCGATGCGGTGCTGAGATTCCTTCACGGCAAACGGGACCTCGGAATGCACACGGAAATGTTTGCCGACGGCGTCATCAAATTAGTGGAAGAAGGAATTTTGACGAACGAAAAGAAGACACTCCATCCCGGAAAAATTATTGCTTCGTTTGTTCTCGCATCGAAACCGTTATTCAATTTTATTAACAATAATCCTATTATCGAGTTCCATCCATCGCACTACACGAATGACCCGTTCATCATCTCACGAAATGATAAAATGGTTGCCATCAACTCAGCGATTGAAGTTGACTTGACCGGGCAAGTTTGTGCTGATTCTATCGGCAGATATTTTTACAGCGGTTTCGGTGGTCAGGTTGATTTTATCCGGGGCGCATCGCGTAGCAAAGAGGGGAAACCGATTATCGCTTTGCCTGCGACCGCAAAGAAAGGAAATCTCTCTCGCATCGTTCCCGTACTTGCAGAAGGCGCAGGAGTGACAACCTCGAAAGGCGATGTCCACTTTGTCGTGACGGAATACGGCGTTGCCGATTTGTACGGCAAAACTATCCGGCAAAGAATGAGAGCATTGATTGACATCGCTCATCCGGATTTCCGCGAAGAACTCGAACGTTATGGAATCGAAAATAAGTTTATGCCGATGAACGGCAATGGAAGAGTATATTCTCGCTCACTCGCTGAAGCGAATCCCTGACTCAGAAACAATTCATTGGAATCATCATGGAAACAACAGAATCCTGCAAGCAATGTGAAAAAATTGAACTGAAGATTGAGACAAACAAAGCAATCTCCAAGCCGCTTGATTTGCCAAACACGTACAATACAAAATCGAAGAAGTATGTTTGGAAGCATACGGATTTGATGGCGTATGCTCTTATCCCGCGCACGATGAACAACCATTCGGCGGAAGTGGACCTGTATTTGTGTATTGATGAGGATGTGCTTGATGATATTGATGTGTATGGTTTCGCAACGAAATTTCTCAATGACCAAATTCTTCCGAAGTGGAAAAATGTGAAAAATGTTCAGTTGGTGGAACCATTGCTTTCATCCGCAGAGGAGCTTCTGTGTTGGAAATATCGTCATGAGTCGTTGAGCGAGGAAACCGGAATGATGTCTCCGATGCAAGAATAATTTATTTGCCTTATACTGAAGAATAAAAATTTAGGAATACAACAATGATACGGAAACAAGAAGCGCTTGATTATCACATGCAGGGAAGACATGGAAAGATAGAAGTAATTTCATCAAAGCCCTGTCAAACCCAACGGGACCTCTCGCTCGCGTACACTCCGGGTGTTGCCGAGCCATGTTTAGAAATAGAAAAGAATCCTGATGATGCGTACCTCTACACATCGAAAGGCAATCTCGTAGCAGTTGTTTCAAACGGAACAGCAGTGCTGGGCTTGGGCGATATCGGGGCGCTTGCCGGCAAGCCGGTGATGGAAGGGAAGGGCGTTCTCTTCAAACGCTTTGCCGATATTGATGTGTTCGATATTGAGTTGAACACGCACAATGCCGATGAAATCATCAGAACTGTGCAGTTGCTGGAGCCGACATTCGGCGGTATTAACCTCGAAGATATTAAAGCGCCGGAGTGTTTCTACATCGAAGAAGAATTGAAACGTACGATGAACATTCCCGTCTTCCACGATGACCAGCACGGAACGGCAATCATCAGCGGAGCGGCATTATTGAACGCGTTGGAAATTGTCGGCAAAAGCATTTCGGAAGTGAAAGTTGTGTTCAGCGGCGCGGGCGCGGCGGGAATTGCGTGTGCGAAGTTTTATGAACGGCTCGGCGTCCGCAAAGAAAATATTCTTCTTGTTGATACAAAAGGAATTGTCTTCAAAGGAAGAACGGAAGGAATGAACCCGTACAAAGAATACTTCGCAGCGGAAACAGAAAAGCGAACGCTCGTCGAAGCAATGAACGGAGCGGATGTCTTCTGCGGCGTTTCCATCAAGGATATTGTCACGAAGGAAATGGTGAAGTCCATGGCAGACAACCCGATTGTGTTTGCAATGGCAAATCCGGATCCGGAAATAACATACCCCGACGCGTGCGATGCGCGTGATGATATTATTATGGCGACCGGTCGTTCCGATTATCCGAATCAGGTGAACAACGTGCTTGGGTTCCCGTTCATTTTCCGCGGAGCGCTGGATGTTCGCGCAACAGCAATCAACGATGAAATGAAAATTGCCGCGGCGATGGCGCTTGCCAAACTCGCGAAAGAAGATGTTCCCGATTCTGTTATCCGTGCGTACGGCGGAAAGAAAATTGAATTCAATCGCGAGTATATTATTCCGAAACCGTTCGACCCGCGCGTATTATTGTGGGAAGCGGTAGCCGTTGCAAAATCGGCAATCGAATCGGGTGTCGCCCGGCGACCGATTAAGGATTTTGAAGCGTACCGCGATTCGTTGGAAGCGCGCCTCGGCAAACATCGCGAGGTGATGCGGTTCTTCATTCACAAAGCGCAGAGCGAACCGAAACGCATTGTGTTCCCAGAAGGCGAGGAAGAGAAAATACTTCGCGCCGCTCAGATTATTGTAGATGAAAATATTGCGACGCCGATTCTGCTCGGAAGCCGTACGCTCATTCATCAGCGAATCAACGATTTGGGATTGAGTCTTGATGGTATTGAAATCATCAATCCGTCTAAATCTGAAAAGTTGGATTCTTACATAACTTCTTATTATAATGCACGGCAACGAAAAGGGGTCACGCGTTCCGATGCCGAACGACAGGTGAAGACGCACAATATCTTCGGAATGTTGATGGTAGAACGTGGTGATGCCGACGGGTTAATTTCTGGTTTAACGCAGCATTATCCCGACACGGTTCGCCCCGCGTTGCAAATCATCGGCAAGAAGGAAAGCGTTGATACGATTGCGGGCTTATATATGCTCGTGTTCAAGAATCAAACTATTTTTATTGCTGATGCAACAGTGAACATTGAGCCGACAGCAGAGCAACTTGCAGAGATTGCACTTCTGACGGCTGAGAAAGTCCGTCAATTCAGTATTGAGCCGCGTATCGCCATGCTCTCGTTTAGTAATTTCGGTAGCACAAAACATCCGTTGGTCGAAAAAGTCCAAAAGGCTGTAAAACTCGTCAGGCAAAAAGCCCCCGATGTAATGATTGATGGTGAGATGCAGGCAGATTCTGCCGTTGTTCCTGAAATAATACATGAATTATATCCGTTCAGCAATCTGAAGAGCGGAGCAAATGTGTTGATTTTCCCTGACTTGACGTCTGCGAATGTTGCGTACAAGTTACTTTCACGACTTGGTGGCGCAACAGCCATCGGACCGATGCTGATGGGGATTAAAAAGCCCGTGTATCTTCTTGTGCCCGGGAACGATGTGAGTGACATTGTGAACATCACCGCTATGGCAGTGTTTGAAGCCCAGCATCTTGTTCCGCAGGTTCGCATTACACCAAAAGTTTTTGAACCGGTACCGGTTCTTTAAAAAAGTTCTTTTTTCAATTATGAAACCCAAAAATATGATCATCAAAGTTGCCGGTTTGCCGGGAATTAAGACCCAGCAAACACTCATGAACACAGAAGAAGCCGTCGCTCAGTTTCCGACCGAAGCCGAGGTCGAGTGGATTAGTGATATTTACAAAATCGCCCGGCTTGGTACGGTAAAAACTCCATCACTGTTTATCAATGATGAGTTGAAGACGAGCGGCAGAATTCCCAGCGTTCATGAAGTAAAAGTTTGGCTCGAAGAAGCGCGAAAAAATTAACAGTCGTTCTTCTTTTGTGAGGTATCAATTCTAACAAGGAGACTGCTTTTCTTTAATTTTGGAGAAAAGTAGTTTCCTCTTTTCGTTTCCGTTCGATAGAACGTCTTGGTAAAATAATTAAAATTGACAGATATTTTTTTCATTTATGAAATGATAAAGATTGTTTTCTTATCATAAATGAGATAAAAATGTCTTTAATTTCATACATACCCATTAAAAAATATTAAAAAACAGGGAAATGATTTTCCTGCTCAATGGCATAATGATTGAATAGGACAATAATATCTAAAATGACTTTTATTCGTGCCAGTATTATTTTCTAAATCATGCGAGTATGCTTTTCAGGCAGTACTTTACCTCGCCAAGACAAAGAACGGGAAACCGATTCATTTGCTTGATGTCGCATCTTCGCTTCGCATTCCATATCATTTTCTTAGCAAAGTGCTTCAAGTGCTGGCCCGGCATGAAATAGTTGCATCGTATAAAGGACAGAACGGCGGGTTTGACCTTGGACGAAATGCCACGCAAATCAAGTTGATTGATATCGTTCGTGCAATAGACGGAGAAGCATTTCTCAGTCATTGCGTAATGGGATTTCCGAGTTGCGGTGATGAGAAACCTTGTCCCGTTCATACCGATTGGAAAGATGCAAAGGGAATTATTTTCAAAATGTTAAATGAGAAAACCATCGAAGACCTCAGCAAACACATTGACGATAAATTGAGCGTGTTAGAGGCGATGAATCAAATACAAGCGACAGAAATTGCTTCGGTAAACTGAATATGAGAAATGCTATGAGACATTTTTTTTGTTTGAAACAAATAACGGTAGTCATTCTCCTTGTTATTGGAATTACGTCACTTACCATCGCACAGGAGACTGCAGATTACTTCAAACAGAATTGTATGAGTTGCCACACCATCGGCGGCGGACGATTGACGGGACCTGATTTGAAAAATGTACAGGAACGGAAAGACCGCGCATGGCTCGTCAAGTTTATGATGGACCCGAAAGGAATGATTGAGGCAGGCGACCCGTACGCTCTGCAATTGCAGAAAGATTCACGTGGCGCAATCATGGCAACGGTTGTCGGGATGAACAAAGCCCGCGCAGAGGCATTGCTTGATTTAATTATCGCCGAATCGAAATTGGAAAAATCGCAGTTTGCCGGAATGCAATTGAGCGACAGACCTTTCAACCAAAACGATATTGAAACAGGACATCAGATTTTTCTCGGGACGATTGCTCTCAAGAACGGCGGACCGGCGTGCATTTCCTGCCACAGCGTGAATGGCATCGGCGGACTCGGAGGCGGATTACTTGCACCGGAATTAACAACCGTCTTTGAACGATATGAAGGACGGAAAACACTTGCAACATGGCTTTCCGCTCCCGCAACTCCAACCATGCAATCAGTATTCAAAAAACAAGCGCTCGACCCTGAAGAAGTTCTTGCACTCACAGCGTACTTTCAACACACGTTGCAACGTGCACCGGAAGACCCCGCGACAGCGAGATTGAATTTTGTTCTGTTCGGGCTTGGCGGAGCGATATTAATGCTTGCTGTTTTTGATGTCGTGTGGAACAAACGTTTCCGCGCAGTAAGACGACCATTAGTTGAAAAACGTAAATCGGAGATTATCCATGAATAAAACCGGAATCATCCCCTGGATTAAAGATGAAGAAGACCCAAAACTTCGGAGTTGGGAAGAATTTTACCGCAATCGCTGGCAACACGATAAAGTCGTTCGCAGTACGCACGGCGTAAACTGCACGGGTAGTTGCACGTGGATGATTCATGTGAAAG from Ignavibacteriota bacterium encodes:
- a CDS encoding T9SS type A sorting domain-containing protein, whose amino-acid sequence is MDGDGVKDEGDNGVSGWKIYIGGDRVDSTTTDANGNYSFVNLAQGNYTITEEMQSGWLLTAPVGGTYSETIATSGTNLSGKNFGNFEKVSISGMKFNDMDGDGTKDAGDLGLSGWKIYLTGSATDSVTTDANGNYSFANLGPGTYSLSEGVQAGWVQTTANPSAITTSSGTDVSGQNFGNFEKVSISGMKFNDLDGDGTKDAEDTGLSGWKIFLNGSATDSATTDANGNYSFVGMGPGTYSLSEESQNGWVQTTSNPSAITTSSGTDVNGQNFGNFEKVSISGMKFNDMDGDGTKDAEDPGLSGWKIYLTGSATDSATTDVDGNYSFTNLGPGTYLLSEGVQAGWVQTTANPSSITTSSGTDVSGQNFGNFQLAFVSGIKFSDANGNGVKDALESGLEGWIIFLDANDNSLFESGERHDTTDSNGNYQIGNLFTGTYKVREANQAGWTQTTPNPSDVVVTTSGQTFTGIEFGNFRQAIISGVKYEDMNGDGIRQAESEPVLSGWEITASKDLAVKKDTTDANGFYEFAFASDESGTWNIGETAQENYTQTEPASGTYSIEITSGVQSTGNNFGNFFRSKVSGYKFDDTNGNGIWDDGETTLSGWEIVASKGLSTKNDTTDELGYYEFSFDAVDAGMWTVSESNQAGWVQTLPGNNGSYSLNIVSHVDTQNVNFGNFQAASISGYKYYDRNGNGVWDQPQESGLEGWEIIATKNEAVKKETTDANGYYQFVFTTSEIGDWVISETVQYGWFETQPQFPGTYTVTVFSGTNSTGKNFGNFKQPKVSGVKFNDLNGNGARDAGEPGLVGWLILASRDIYSVEAVTSESGYYELLFGPGQLGLWTIGEVMEIGWEQTYPPSVTYSQYVDIDTNAQNKDFGNFKNPSISGYKFNDFDADGTQDAEDVGMMNWVVRATKGLDVRYDTTDESGYYQFTFTISDIGQWLIEEQSQTGWTQTAPTGGVYTIQILSAIDSINVNFGNFQNVNISGVKYKDTAGDSSVVNDTPLSEWTIKLFKNAQLVGRTSTSGSGDFSFSNISPGTYILQESLKTNWAQTYPQVANSVSPASDVNAGPRAYQIIVGSAGVQSGGSSTNNDFGNFEMGTISGIKYNDLFEDSATVGDSVLQGWRIKLFKNGQLQSSQTTASNGSYLFTNLLAGTYIVQESLKAGWIQTYPRVTNSVAPVSEMNAGPRAYSVSIVSGTNAIGKDFANFKLGTISGVKYEDMTGDSTYNAGDRTLSNWLIKLEKNNTVVDSMFTDEAGEYSFVGLVAGTYTVREVQQAGWTFTQPSSGSYTYLVTSGMDLVNVNFGNFKFGSISGLKFYDYDSSGAKGSGEIGLRNFTILLVDQNENVVDTAKTTTYGTYFFDSVFAGNYKVQEAAKNMFTKTYPDSYYSVSMTSGLDTSGLDFGNAYDGDTVKMRTFLVDDYNSNKGRFKGLRDTIFSKILDKGRLLVGVPMPDSADFYGWLRSPLSRYHSASTRFWSFNTSIIRNYLLDRNKPVNRRRKDWKRYVPGPLTFTGEGSTVTYFGNFGNALSAEMTAAKTNIAASDSGIIPGGFGDLLYNNDSADVMNRADTLFKHWSVREILTFADSVLTLSRRIHLNGDTTFRWPSYYYELLYRTISKIDSAFYKKSSLLLNELDTIHIQNPKYPTNPSKYLIVIKGVKGVKRLRDVKFLYRDPNKLPLLRQKRDYIISLGEVPLEYSLSQNYPNPFNPATNIQFALPEPSVVTLKIYNILGQEITTLFNHEALDIGNHVVEFSGNDLPSGVYFYRLKVESVNELGQTSEVFTDVKKMLMIK
- the ald gene encoding alanine dehydrogenase, whose product is MNVGILKENPSFERRVALTPAGVQSLVSNGHAVYIEKNAGDASHFADEKYEKVGAKIVYTSDEIFGRSDIILKISPPNENDCERLEEDQTLLSFLHLPIAKQRVIELLLEKKICAVGYELIEDANGDLPILQVMSEIAGQMSIQIAARFLESTNYGRGIVLGGITGIPPATVVILGAGTVGAAATRVALGVGAEVIVLDKELSRLRTLENRFNHRAVTALMNEYNLQKALPFADVVIGAVLIKGERAPHLVTSEMVQQMKPGSIILDISIDQGGCVATSRPTSLENPVYVTHNVIHYCVPNIPANVARTATNGLTNAMLPYLLEITGKGLHQAIAENKGLAHGVSTFQGKCTSESIAKRFELTAVDVEELVK
- a CDS encoding acetyl-CoA hydrolase/transferase family protein; its protein translation is MNWLGRYKSKLRTADEAVRVIQSGQRVYVHPGCAMPEVLVEAMCGRHNELEDVEVIHLLTVGKTGYSNPEMEGHFRHNALFIGKNMREAVNDGRADFTPIFLSEIPGLFYRGILPIDVALIHVSPPDEHGFCSFGVGVECTKPATEVAKVIIAQVNPQMPRTLGDCFIHIDKFTYAVEADVPLKELPQVDKDTSPEEATVYEKIGKNIADLIEDGSTLQLGIGAIPDAVLRFLHGKRDLGMHTEMFADGVIKLVEEGILTNEKKTLHPGKIIASFVLASKPLFNFINNNPIIEFHPSHYTNDPFIISRNDKMVAINSAIEVDLTGQVCADSIGRYFYSGFGGQVDFIRGASRSKEGKPIIALPATAKKGNLSRIVPVLAEGAGVTTSKGDVHFVVTEYGVADLYGKTIRQRMRALIDIAHPDFREELERYGIENKFMPMNGNGRVYSRSLAEANP